tgccctcgtagataggGGTATAATAAGTACCACGCTGTGAGCAGAACATGGTTTTATGACCAGTATTTCATGTGTCCTTGTAACATGTAGTGTTAATTGCTTATGAAAACAATTACTAATACAAGGAGATGTATGATGTTTACCTTAACAAGATTTTCTTGTaactatgttttattttacatttatttgtttcaTATCTTTATAAATACATTAGTGTAATTTTGTAAACCTGTGAAAGCCAATTGTACATGGCATCAGACATATTAGAAAGTGGAAATACATGTGAATGAGAGCTACATAAGTTGTGAAATGTACCTCACACATGTGTAGTTGCCACCTAGTGGTTGAAAAATAGTACTGTGCAATGATTCAAGTTAGCTAATCACCAAGTGATTCATCATCTGCAATGGCAGAAAGTTTAACAAATCtacagtgccaagccgaataagtggAACAGTGGAAAGTGTGCACTAATGGAAAGGTGAATATTCACCAAAATCTCGATGAAGATTTCATCCAGACATAGCAGGTTCAGCAGGGTCCTTCAGCCTCATAATGCAGTGGAGACCATTACAGCTTACAGACCCATAGGCAGATGTAAATAGTTACCCTGAGAATATTATGAACAGTTCACACTCCATCACGCGTGTGAATACTGCTCTGTGTGGTGCAGAAAACAACAGCCACAAGGCACTTCAAACAATGGAGTCAGCTCATGCCAATAACTCAACGACAATAGAATACAAAGGACAGAGGAGATGCAAAGGACAGAGGAGATGCAAAGGACAGAGGAGATGCAAAGGACAGAGGAGATGCAAAGGACAGAGGAGATGCAAAGGACAGAGGAGATGCAAAGGACAGAGGAGATGCAAAGGACAGAGGAGATGCAAAGGACAGAGGAGATGCAAAGGACAGAGGAGATGCAAAGGACAGAGGAGATGCAAAGGACAGAGGAGATGCAAAGGACAGAGGAGATGCAAAGGACAGAGGAGATGCAAAGGACAGAGGAGATGCAAAGGACAGAGGAGATGCAAAGGACAGAGGAGATGCAAAGGACAGAGGAGATGCAAAGGACAGAGGAGATGCAAAGGACAGAGGAGATGCAAAGGACAGAGGAGATGCAAAGGACAGAGGAGATGCAAAGGACAGAGGAGATGCAAAGGACAGAGGAGATGCAAAGGACAGAGGAGATGCAAAGGACAGAGGAGATGCAAAGGACAGAGGAGATGCAAAGGACAGAGGAGATGCAAAGGACAGAGGAGATGCAAAGGACAGAGGAGATGCAAAGGACAGAGGAGATGCAAAGGACAGAGGAGATGCAAAGGACAGAGGAGATGCAAAGGACAGAGGAGATGCAAAGGACAGAGGAGATGCAAAGGACAGAGGAGATGCAAAGGACAGAGGAGATGCAAAGGACAGAGGAGATGCAAAGGACAGAGGAGATGCAAAGGACAGAGGAGATGCAAAGGACAGAGGAGATGCAAAGGACAGAGGAGATGCAAAGGACAGAGGAGATGCAAAGGACAGAGGAGATGCAAAGGACAGAGGAGATGCAAAGGACAGAGGAGATGCAAAGGACAGAGGAGATGCAAAGGACAGAGGAGATGCAAAGGACAGAGGAGATGCAAAGGACAGAGGAGATGCAAAGGACAGAGGAGATGCAAAGGACAGAGGAGATGCAAAGGACAGAGGAGATGCAAAGGACAGAGGAGATGCAAAGGACAGAGGAGATGCAAAGGACAGAGGAGATGCAAAGGACAGAGGAGATGCAAAGGACAGAGGAGATGCAAAGGACAGAGGAGATGCAAAGGACAGAGGAGATGCAAAGGACAGAGGAGATGCAAAGGACAGAAGAGATGCAAAGGACAGAGGAGATGCAAAGGACAGAGGAGATGCAAAGGACAGACCTACAGTTTTCATAAATAAAGGAAGATAAATATTTAACTGAATGTGAAAAGAACTACGTGATGTGACACAAAATTCCCACGTAGCTGATACACACTTTAGTCAAATTAGTATATTAAAGACTAATAAAGAAATATGCCAATAACTGAACAGCCAAAATAAAGGTTTCTGACCCTTCAGCCATTAAAGCAGATGACCGCACTTTGCCCCCCTGAGTAAAAAACATAAAATGTATAAGTttatataaattaataagaaaaggaAATTTGGTACTGTATGTTATGTATATGAACAGACAGCCCACAGTAGGGGGCAGATATAATGACACTTGCTAGATATTTCCAAAGAGGTACACGTAACATAAAAAAGGAAGTGATGTGCTGCAGCAGAGACGCTGTAAGATAGGGCACGTGActggcactttttttttaattaggcGGAAAGAACGGAGATTGTGATGTGTCTTGATGAAGAGAGGATGCGAACATTTTATAACTCCTTCTCTTGTATTAGTTTTGTTGTTAATTTGGATTTTAGAAAAATACAGTGCTTGTCTATTTATCTGACAAGCAGTTCACCTCACTGAATCAAATATGAGTTTGTTTCATTGCATAGTCAACAATTAGCAACTTGTACAGCAAGTTCGAGATGGCCATCACTGCAAAAAGAAGAGGTAAAGTTTcccactgagaaaaaaaaaaatacaactaagaaaatttacaattaaatttcctagaaagtttATTTCAGATATGTTTAATGGTGTGTGTTCGGCATCTGGCCACAAAAGCATTCCATCAACTTCCATTTATGATTTCACTGTTAAAAGTCATAAAACATTTCCAATTCAAAAGCTCTAATTCATTATCTGGCCAGTAATAAAAATATAACATAATACAATTGATTATGCAAATGCACTGCTCAAAACGTCAGAACCTATGGATACATTATCTAAACATTACTGAAGATGATGTGAATCCATTGGGAAAAAAATTTCAAGTGATTAGGGATTGCTAGTTAACCATGCAAAACGAGTGGTTGGGACCTATTCcaaagtgaaacaaaagaaaagtgtatTGCCACCTCTGTTTTTTGGCTATTCTGTGGGGGCACAGAAGAGCAGTACTGCAGAAGACACAGGCAGCTGGTGGGTCCAGGATGTTGACTGCTGAGTAAGCAGCAAAGCTGTTTTTGTATTGTGAGACAGACCATGCCCAATACTGCAAACTGCCAGCACAGCAGTAACGGCAGGGGTCTTACTGAAACGGCCAAGCAGTTTCCCCACTGGTGGGCTGCAGAAATGTTGTGAGGAATGTGATTAGAAGCAGTTGCTTGGCTTAAATGAGTCACTAACTTGTAAAAATATCTGTGTATTTTTAGCACTCATTCGGAGCCCGACTACAACGAAGGAGCTATGGTGGACACTATGGCACTGAGACAGCAAGCAGCGACCATTAGCTTGGCCAGATAACACTGTGACACCAAGTCTGCCTTCTGGGACTTGCTGCTTCATTGGTGGGTCACTTCAGCCTTACCAAGCAGTAACTTGACTCCTGCCCACGGGGCAGAGGGTCAAGACTACAGCTACTCTCTCTTTTACGCTGGCCTGGGCACTGTGGTATCTCCTGCCTCCACGCACAAAGGGAGGACTTCCCACTGGTATGTGGCACCTTCTGCAAGTATTCTGGTCATTCCTGTGTCACTGACTGCACTCACACAACATGACATTCATAACTGGGttgtgtgcacagcaatctggccACATCAATCAGCATTCCAATCTGCACGTCAGCACCTGGTAGCTGGATGCCAGATGAAACCAAGCTGTACGCGCCAGCCTCTCCGTGTACTGTGACAGGCGCAGGCACCATACTGTGGCATCTGAGTGTAGCTTCACGAGTATCAGTAATATAGTGACTGACTCATTGGTATTATTTTAATGAGCTGCCACGGGCATACATCCTCACTGGGACCTACCGCCACCGCCCGATCATTCACAGAAGGCGACTGCCCAGCCAGGGCAGACTTTAGTTGGTGTGAGCAGTGGGTTCCTTCACGACTGGTCAACAGCTTCAGTTGGTGACAGGAGGACAAAGACAACTCAATTACTGCAGGGTTGCAGTTAAATCCACATATAGTCGGGTGAGTGCAGTGtctttccacccccacccccctccttccttcttcttcttcttcttcttcttcttcttcttcttcttcttcttcactgcaGGTATCATGGAGAACCAATGGGTCTTTTGCCAAGTGTGTAACTGCATTGGTATGCTCAGTAGTGGCAGTTAGTTGTAGACAGCATTTTGTGGAGGTGTAAATACTGTTGTTAATTCTGCAATATGTGTCAGCATGAGCAAGGGTATGGCTCATTGTCTTGGGAATTATGTAAGACCCTAACCAATTCTAGCGATTGAGGAGGGGAAGGTGAGCACTGTCAAAAGGTATTCATTGTTCTCAGTGCGTAAGTAATAGGTATGAGCAGTCACTCAAGAAGAGTAGTTACATTAAAATAAAAAGTATTATGACAATGTAACTATTTATTGTTCTTTTCATAACttgattttgtttttttattaaattttgtttatttatttacccagtaattttcattaaattttatttatttaataaagttTTCACAATGCCAGAGAATGAAAATGATAGGAAATGCATTGTTTGCCACATTCATTGTTACTGAGCAAGGAATATGGTTTAGTATGTAAGCATGTAATATAGTGAAAAGTGTTGGTGGATAGTGGTATGCCTAAAAGTGTttttgtcgtgtgtgtgtgtgatgtagagAAAGAGAGATTGGAAGAGAttggagggcgggaggggggggggggggtgttgatcaTGCTCAGTAGAACTGGTAGCATGATTTTCAGTTCCAAAAGTGGCTACCATGGAGGAGGTGTTGAAAATTGTAGCACCCGAAGTAGACAAGATGCAAGTTGACAATGCAAAGATGACTAAGAGActggaagcactttgtgctaaaaaGATGGAAATAGCTTTTCACAATATGCCAGAGTTTGCAGAAATGATGAGCAGAAGACTCAATGGCTGGTGGATTAAAAGCAGGGCTTGGGATATAAGGAATATGAAGATTTTGGAGAGGATGGAAAGAAAGGAAGCAGAAAGAAGGGAAAGAGAGGAAGCTGAGAGGCAAGAGAGAAGGAGAAAGTTGAAAGGGAGAGGAACAGGCCTGTGTGTATTTTACATGTTCATGCAGTATGTCTTGCTGATGTTAACATAGTTAAGCCTGTCGCTCATGTGAGGAATATGATGAAACTTGACAACTAGTGGGATGATCTTTTAAGGGGGAGAATTAAAACATTTAATGAGGAGGCTATTAGCATTGTACAAATCCCTGAGACTTTATGCAATACGTGGAGTGCTAACTCTGTGGATGTCAAAAGGAGTAACAGGAAAGTAACAGCTCTGATATCACATGGAATATGAATAAGCTGTACTACACAAGCACTAACTCACAACCTCAAAAAACGAGCTGCTGACATTTGCTGCTTAAGCTTTCTGCCGAAATTGACATATGATGACACAGAGAACTTATGGAGAACAAAATTCCAGGAAGGGGAAAACAGCTGTCAGTGGATTGTTGCTGCAAGGTTTGTACACTTTAAGGGACAAGCCAGTTGAACTGGAAATAAAACTACTATGGTTTACTTtgtatgatatagtgccacaaggcaccaCACAGTTGCTTTGGGTGAATAGGAGTACCAAAATACCTAACATCGTGAGAGGAACACAGTCTGAGATTAATATTACAGCGAGACTAATAAGTGCCAATGgtgttgccacagtggtaacaccggttcccgtcagatcaccgaagttcagcactGTCGGGCTAGGCTAACACTCAGATGGGTGACCATGAGGTcttccgagtgctgttggcaagtggagtgcactcagcccttttgaggcaaaaTGAGGAACTACtcaattgagaagtagtggctcaggtcttgtaaactgacatacagctgggagaatGGTGTACTgatgacatgcccctccatatccgcatccagtgacgcctgcgggctgaggatgacatggcggctggccggtaccattgggccttcatggcctgtttgggcagaGCTTAGTTTTACAGAGAGATAAGTGGGACTACCAGTCAACAAATTGTGATTGTTAGTATGATATGTGAGCATTGTGTGAAGATAGATTTGGGAAAATGTTTTCTAGGAAAGTGAACAGGGAACTGTTGTCGCTGGGACAGTGGTCTCCTATGCTGCTCATGGCACACTCACTGTGTGGCGCATGTAATTAGTCGCAACTGTCGGTATTCTAGTGCATATACACCAGCATTTGCTGGCTGGATGCCAGCTGATACCACTCCAGTCTCTCTACGTTCTGTGAGGAACACGGTTGGGACACCAAAGCACTCGAGTGTGGAGTCACGAGTTGTAATAGAGTGACTGCCACCAGTGTGCATCCTCTCGATGATCCTCTGCTGCTGCCTGATCCTGCACAAAAGTGGCCCACCATTGCTGGGCCAACTTTATAAGTATCAGGACAAAATTAAGGCAAGCATTAACTAAACCCTGTGCTCACTAATGGATGAAGTTTCCTGAGAAGTACATCATGCAACTGAGGCATTTTtaagtaggagacgaagtactgataTGTAATCATCTCAAGTCATCAGTGCTGAACAAAAAAGCAGAGAAGTCTGAACACAGCTGCATACCTATTGTACAACCTGAACTCAGGAAAAGTGAAATGACTGTATTGTTATCAAATCTTAAGAAGTTTTCAAGACATCTTATGCCAATGGAACTGCTCTGCAATTTTTAAGAGATACATAAAATACTATCATGGAAACTGTACAAAGCAGCAGAATTGTCACATAGAAATTAGAATGTTCAGATATGTTTAATGACTAGTTATTAAAGCAACACCATAAGAGTGTATATAAActtaaattttcaaatgatttgttTTTCTCTacttctcattctttattttatcgaGTGGTTCAATGTTTAGAAAAAGCTGATAAATATAGTATTCTGAAAACACATTACCTTATGATTAAGTGGAATGACTTTGATGAATGTGAGCACACACAAAGAGCAAACAATATGTTATGTTATACACATACACACGTTACATTGAGGCTATACAATACTGAATTCTGTGGTAAAGTAGCATCATGATTATTGAATCCATGCAATTCTTGGATACTGAATTACACTGATCTCTGAGTCATTTGCTTACTAATTACAGTGTTATGTCTTGGATACCCCAGACAAGTGTGTGACTACATGTGTGTCCATGACGTAGAGTGATACTTcataacagttgctgctgcagccatgtttaaaatcttgatacTTCATTATTATGTTCAGTTATGTTTATGAATTGTTTAGTCTACTAAGATGAGACATTGTGTGTTAGTTAATAAGTATTATAACTGGACGAC
This sequence is a window from Schistocerca americana isolate TAMUIC-IGC-003095 chromosome 4, iqSchAmer2.1, whole genome shotgun sequence. Protein-coding genes within it:
- the LOC124613725 gene encoding U1 small nuclear ribonucleoprotein 70 kDa-like encodes the protein MSATKNTKDRGDAKDRGDAKDRGDAKDRGDAKDRGDAKDRGDAKDRGDAKDRGDAKDRGDAKDRGDAKDRGDAKDRGDAKDRGDAKDRGDAKDRGDAKDRGDAKDRGDAKDRGDAKDRGDAKDRGDAKDRGDAKDRGDAKDRGDAKDRGDAKDRGDAKDRGDAKDRGDAKDRGDAKDRGDAKDRGDAKDRGDAKDRGDAKDRGDAKDRGDAKDRGDAKDRGDAKDRGDAKDRGDAKDRGDAKDRGDAKDRGDAKDRGDAKDRGDAKDRGDAKDRGDAKDRGDAKDRGDAKDRGDAKDRGDAKDRGDAKDRGDAKDRGDAKDRGDAKDRGDAKDRGDAKDRGDAKDRGDAKDRGDAKDRGDAKDRGDAKDRGDAKDRRDAKDRGDAKDRGDAKDRPTVFINKGR